AGATCAGCCAGTTCCAGCTGATCCAGCTCAAGCTTGCCAACATGGAAGTGGCCCGGATGAACGTGCGCAACATGCTCTTCCGCGTCATCGAGTCCGCCGAGAAGGGCGCGCCGATCTCACTGGCCGAAGCATCGGCGATCAAGTGGTACTGCTCGCAGGCGGCCACCGACGTCGCGATGGAGGCGGTACAGCTGTTCGGCGGCAACGGCTACATGACCGAGTACCGGGTCGAACAGCTGGCCCGGGACGCCAAGTCGCTGATGATCTACGCCGGCAGCAACGAGGTGCAGATCACCCACGTGGCCCGGGGTCTGCTGGGCTGACCGGCCCGTCAGCCCACGACGGCCAGGGCGTCGATCTCCACCAGCATGACCTCGTGCGGGAGATCGACGAACACCGTTGTCCGGCACGGCAGCTGGTCGGACTTGACGTTCTCGGCGATGAACTCGCCATAGACCTCGTTCATCGCCGAGAAATCGTCACGCTTGGTGAGGTACACCCGGAACATCAGGACGTCGTCGACGCCGGCGCCGCCGGCCGCGAGGATCGCCTTGACGTTTTCCAGCGTGCGACGGGTCTGCACCCGGACATCGCCCTCGCCGATGTAGGTGTTGGTGGCGGGATCCATCGGCCCCTGCCCGGAAACCTGCAGCAATCCGCCCTTGCGGATGCCCTGACTGAAGGTGTGCGCGGGTGCGGGCGCGTCGTCGGTACGGATGACCTGCGAATCGGACACGGCGGAATCTCCTCTGCTTTCTGGTTTTTCGACGTTTGTCGGGTGAGTCATGACGGCGGACGGTAGCCGCATTCGGCCGAGATGCGCCGGCACACCGCCTGCAGCGCCGGCAGCAGCTCCAACACCTGCTCGAACGGCAGCACCACATCGGGTACCGACACCGAAACCGCCGCGACCACACGGCCGTTCGCGCCGCGGACCGGGGCGCCCATGCAGTTGATCGACGGCTCGTTCTCTTCGCGATCCTGGGCCCAGCCCTGGGCCCGGACGGTCTCGATCTCCCGCAGATACGCCTCCGGCGTGGTGATGGTGTTCGCGGTGCGGCGGGTGAAGTCCATCGCGGCGACGATCGGCCGCAGCTCGGCATCGGGCAGGTCGGCGAGGATCACCTTGGCGACGGCGGTGGAGTTCAGGTTGGCGGTCAGTCCGATTCGGGAGTACATCCGGATCTGATCGTGCGACTCGAGCTTGTCGATGTAGACGATGTCGGCGCCTTCCATCGCGGCGAGGTGCGTGGTGCGGCCGTACTCGCGGTTGAACTCGACGAGATACGGTGACGCGATCTGACGGATCTCCCGCTGATCGGTGCCGTGGGCGGCGAGTTCGAAGATCCGTGAGCCGAGGTGATAGCGGTTGTTGTTGTCACGGAACGTGAACCGCTCGTCGGACAGGGTGCGGAGCAGCCTCATCACGGTGGTCTTGTGCACGCCGGTGGCGGCCGCCAGTTCGTCCAAACTGGCCGGACCGCCGCCGAGCTGGATCAACAGCTGCAGGGCGCGTGCCACACTCTGGCTCATCGTCTGCTCCCCGAGGTGTCGAAGCCGGCCGGGCTCACGGTGGTTGCCGCCCATTCCTCTTCCGAGCAGCTGAGCAGATGCTCGATCAGCCCTTCCGGCGGGGGCGGCGCGGAATCCACCGCGACGGTCAGCGTGACAGCGGCTCCGATGTGGCCCCGGCGCAGGCATGAGGCCGGATCCTCTTCGCGCACAACACCGCTGAGGTATCCGGCGGCGAACGCGTCGCCGGCACCCACCGGTTCCACGACCTGCACGCTCAGTGCCGGGACGGCGATCACCGCGCCGTTTCGGTCGACGGCCAGTGCCCGGTCCGCGCCGTCCTTGATCACCACCGTCGCCGGGTTGGGCAGGATGCGGCGAAGGGCCACCGGGTCGTCGGTCCCCATGACCCGGACGGCCTCGTCGGCGCCCACCATCACCACGTCGGCCAGGTCGGCCAGGGCCACCAGCTCGGCGGGATCGCCGTCGGGCCACAGTTGTTCGCGCCAGTTCACATCGAAGCTCACCGGCCCGGTGATACCGGGCCGGTCGGTGAGCAGCCGCCGCATCATGGCCCGGCACGTCGGAGACAGCGCGGGCGTGATGCCGCTGCAGTGCACGACCGACGCACGCCCGAACACGTCCGCCACCGCAGCCGAGCCCAGGAACTCGGGAGTCATCGCCGACGCCGCCGAGCCCGCCCGGCTGTAGCTGCTGATGCTGCGCGGCTCCCCCGCCTGGTCCGGTGCGGTCACCTTCGAGTAGTGCCCGGTGGGCCGGCTCGAATCGATCTCGACGGCGGAGACGTCGACGCCGCGTGCGGTCAGTTCGGATCTGATCAGTGCCCCGAATGCGTCGTCGCCGATCCGGCCGACGAAGGAGGCGGGGGTGTGCCAGGCGGTGAGTCCGGCCGCGACGTTGGCTTCCGCACCGGCCAGGTGCAGTTCAGCTTGAGCACCGGCCAGGTGCAAATCAGCTTGAGCACCGGCCAGGTGCAGTTCAGCTTGAGCACCGACCAGGACCAGCGGTTCACCGAGGCAGGCGACGCCGCCGGCAGTAGGTGTGGGCAATTCGGGCACTGCCGTCCTTCGGGGTTGAACGATTGACGCGGTGTCGCGAGTCATGTTAGACATGTCACATCCAAAAATGCAACTGTCATTGCACTATACGCAACATAGCAGTTCAGAGCGGTAGATATCACTATGGAGGACGGGATCGGCATGACGACGCGAGGCGAGCCCACGTTGAACAGCCGGGCGTGGGACACCCTCCGGGAGGAGCGACTGTCCGAACTGGACAAGGCGCTGCCCGCCGCGGCCGACGGCCTGACCGCCGCGGAATTCCTGGCCACCCGCCCCCGCCTGTCGGCATTCACCACTCCAGTGATGACGCTCGACGATTCGGCCATCGAGGACAACGTGGCCGCCATGGCCTCGTGGTGCACCGCCCACGGCGTCGAGCTGGCACCACACGGCAAGACCACCATGTCGCCGGTCCTGTGGGAACGTCAGTTGCGCAGCGGCTCATGGGGTATCACCCTCGCCACGCCCAGTCAGGTCCGCGTCGCCGTGAATTTCGGGGTGCGGCGGATTCAGCTCGCCAACGCGCTCGTCGACCCGACGGCGCTGCGTTGGCTGGCCGCGGAGATGCACGCCCGAGAAGACCTCGAGGTGCTCACTTGGGCAGACTCGGCGGAGACCGTGGATGCGATGGACGCGGCCCTCGCCGACGTGGAGATGCCTCGGCGGATTCCGGTACTCATCGAACTCGGCGCAACGGGTGGCCGAACGGGCGCGCGTTCGGTGGACGACGCCATGGCGGTGGCCCGACGGATCGCGGCCAGCGACTCTGTGCGTCCGGCCGGGGTCTCCGGCTACGAGGGAGCACTGGCGCACGACGCGTCCGGCCCGGCGCTGGAGCGGGTCAGGCACTACCTCGAAGACATGGCCCGGCTGCACCGGCGCATCGAAGCCGAGGGACTCTACCCCGCCGACGCTGACGTGTACGTAACTGCCGGTGGCAGTGCGTATTTCGACGTCGTAGCCGACGTGCTGGCCCCGCTGGCCGGCGATCGCACGCACGTCGTGGTTCGGGCCGGCGCCTACATCATCCACGACGACGGCTTCTACACCGGGATCACGCCATTCGGTCGAAGCGACGAGCCGTTCCGACTGCGCTCCGCGATGCACACCTGGGCACGGGTGGTGTCACGCCCCGAGCCCGGTCTGGCACTGCTGGACGCCGGCAAGCGGGACGTCCCGTTCGACGAGGGGCTGCCGACGCCGCAGCTGGTGGCCTCGCAACTCGGCGCACCCGCGCAGCCGATCACGGATGCCGAGATCGTGGCGGTCAACGACCAGCACGCGTTCCTGACCATCCCGCCCGATTCCGATATCCGGGTGGGTGATGTTGTGAGACTGGGCCTTTCCCATCCCTGCACGGCATTCGACAAGTGGAGGTGGATCCCCGTCGTCGCGCCGGACGGAGCCGATCCCGTCGTCATCGACCTGATCCGCACGTTCTTCTGATCCGGCATCCTGATGCGCACCCTGATCCGCTCCGCGACCGTGATCGACGGCACCGAGACTCCCCGGTACGAGGCCGATGTACTGGTCGATGACGACCGCATCGCCGCCATCAACACCGAACCCGGAGACTCCCCCGCCGCCGACCGGGTGATCGATGCCGCCGGTCTCGTGCTCGCACCCGGATTCATCGACATGCACGCCCATTCGGACCTGCAGATCCTGCTCAACCCGGTGCACCCGTCGCGCATCACGCAGGGCGTCACCACCGAGGTGCTCGGACAGGACGGGCTGTCGTACGCGCCGGTGACCTCCGATGTGCTCGCCGTCGTCCGCCGCAAGATCGCCGGCTGGAACACCGATCCGAGCGGTTTCGACTTCAACTGGCGCTCGGTCGCCGAGTACCTGGATCGGCTCGACCGCGGGATCGCCACCAACGTGGCCTATCTCGTCCCCCACGGGGTGATCCGTGCCCTGGTCGTCGGCTGGGACGACACCCCGGCCACCCCGGAGCAGATCACCGAGATGCAGTCCCTGGTGGCCCAATGCATGACCGAAGGCGCGGTCGGCCTGTCCGCCGGCTTGACGTACACGCCAGGGATGTACGCCGACAACGACGAACTTCTCGCGCTGTGCCGAACGGTGGCCTCATACGGCGGCTACTTCTCCCCGCACCACCGGTCCTACGGTGCGGGCGCGCTGGAGGCCTACGCCGAGATGGTCGAGCTGGCCACCAGATCGGGCTGCGCACTGCACCTGGCGCACGCGACGCTCAACTTCGGCCCGAACAAGGGGCGGGCACACGAACTTCTGGCGATGCTCGAAACCGCGACCGCCGCCGGCGCCGACATCAGCCTCGACACCTACCCCTATCTGCCGGGGGCCACCACACTCTCGGCCATCCTGCCCAGTTGGGCCTCCGCCGGTAGCACCGAAGAAACCATGGCGCGACTCACCGATCCCGTTGCGCTGGCCAGGATCCGGGAGCACCTGGAGGTCAGCGGTTCCGACGGCTGCCACGGGGTGATCGCGGAATGGGACACCATCGAGATCAGCGGCGTCACCCATCCAGAGCTGGATCACTACGTGGGCCGGACCATCGCGCAGATCGCCGCAGAAGAGCGTCGCGATGCGTTCGACGTGTGCATCGACCTCCTGTTGCGCGACGAACTCGGCAGCGGGATCCTGCAGCACGTCGGCCACGAGGAGAACGTCCGGGCGATCATGCGGCACCCACGCCACACGGGTGGCAGCGACGGGCTGTTGGTCGGCTCGAAACCGCACCCTCGCGGCTGGGGAACATTCGCCAGATACCTGGGCCACTACTGCCGCGACCTCGGGCTGTTCTCACTCGAAGAGTGCGTCGGCCACTTGAGTGGTCGGGCGGCGACCAGGCTGCGGCTGGTCGATCGCGGGTACATCCGCCCCGGTTTCGCGGCCGACCTGGTGCTGTTCGATCCCGACACCGTCGACGATGCCGCGACCTATGACCGACCACGCACGGCTGCAACAGGATTCACACACGTGCTGGTACGCGGACAGTTCGCACTGGATGGTGGCGAGCTCACAGGTGTGACGGCTGGACGATCGCTGAGACGCGGCGCTGACGGAGGTGTGCAATGACAGAGCTCGACGTGTTGCGGGCGGATCGCGTACTCAGCGTGGTCCGGGCCGAGACCATCCCCGACGCGGCCGATCTGTGCCACGCGCTCGCGGCGGGCGGTATCCGCACGGTCGAGCTGACCTTCACCACCCCCGGGGTTCTCGATCATCTCCGGGCCTGCGCGGACTCGGTGTCCCAGGCCGGAATCGTCCTCGGTGTCGGCACCGTGATGACCGCCGATCAGGCCCGCGAGGCGATCGACGCCGGTGCGCGCTTCCTGGTCACGCCGGGTCTGCGCCCCGC
The genomic region above belongs to Mycolicibacterium sp. HK-90 and contains:
- a CDS encoding amino acid deaminase; its protein translation is MTTRGEPTLNSRAWDTLREERLSELDKALPAAADGLTAAEFLATRPRLSAFTTPVMTLDDSAIEDNVAAMASWCTAHGVELAPHGKTTMSPVLWERQLRSGSWGITLATPSQVRVAVNFGVRRIQLANALVDPTALRWLAAEMHAREDLEVLTWADSAETVDAMDAALADVEMPRRIPVLIELGATGGRTGARSVDDAMAVARRIAASDSVRPAGVSGYEGALAHDASGPALERVRHYLEDMARLHRRIEAEGLYPADADVYVTAGGSAYFDVVADVLAPLAGDRTHVVVRAGAYIIHDDGFYTGITPFGRSDEPFRLRSAMHTWARVVSRPEPGLALLDAGKRDVPFDEGLPTPQLVASQLGAPAQPITDAEIVAVNDQHAFLTIPPDSDIRVGDVVRLGLSHPCTAFDKWRWIPVVAPDGADPVVIDLIRTFF
- a CDS encoding sugar kinase encodes the protein MTRDTASIVQPRRTAVPELPTPTAGGVACLGEPLVLVGAQAELHLAGAQADLHLAGAQAELHLAGAEANVAAGLTAWHTPASFVGRIGDDAFGALIRSELTARGVDVSAVEIDSSRPTGHYSKVTAPDQAGEPRSISSYSRAGSAASAMTPEFLGSAAVADVFGRASVVHCSGITPALSPTCRAMMRRLLTDRPGITGPVSFDVNWREQLWPDGDPAELVALADLADVVMVGADEAVRVMGTDDPVALRRILPNPATVVIKDGADRALAVDRNGAVIAVPALSVQVVEPVGAGDAFAAGYLSGVVREEDPASCLRRGHIGAAVTLTVAVDSAPPPPEGLIEHLLSCSEEEWAATTVSPAGFDTSGSRR
- a CDS encoding IclR family transcriptional regulator, translating into MSQSVARALQLLIQLGGGPASLDELAAATGVHKTTVMRLLRTLSDERFTFRDNNNRYHLGSRIFELAAHGTDQREIRQIASPYLVEFNREYGRTTHLAAMEGADIVYIDKLESHDQIRMYSRIGLTANLNSTAVAKVILADLPDAELRPIVAAMDFTRRTANTITTPEAYLREIETVRAQGWAQDREENEPSINCMGAPVRGANGRVVAAVSVSVPDVVLPFEQVLELLPALQAVCRRISAECGYRPPS
- a CDS encoding amidohydrolase family protein; translation: MRTLIRSATVIDGTETPRYEADVLVDDDRIAAINTEPGDSPAADRVIDAAGLVLAPGFIDMHAHSDLQILLNPVHPSRITQGVTTEVLGQDGLSYAPVTSDVLAVVRRKIAGWNTDPSGFDFNWRSVAEYLDRLDRGIATNVAYLVPHGVIRALVVGWDDTPATPEQITEMQSLVAQCMTEGAVGLSAGLTYTPGMYADNDELLALCRTVASYGGYFSPHHRSYGAGALEAYAEMVELATRSGCALHLAHATLNFGPNKGRAHELLAMLETATAAGADISLDTYPYLPGATTLSAILPSWASAGSTEETMARLTDPVALARIREHLEVSGSDGCHGVIAEWDTIEISGVTHPELDHYVGRTIAQIAAEERRDAFDVCIDLLLRDELGSGILQHVGHEENVRAIMRHPRHTGGSDGLLVGSKPHPRGWGTFARYLGHYCRDLGLFSLEECVGHLSGRAATRLRLVDRGYIRPGFAADLVLFDPDTVDDAATYDRPRTAATGFTHVLVRGQFALDGGELTGVTAGRSLRRGADGGVQ
- a CDS encoding RidA family protein is translated as MSDSQVIRTDDAPAPAHTFSQGIRKGGLLQVSGQGPMDPATNTYIGEGDVRVQTRRTLENVKAILAAGGAGVDDVLMFRVYLTKRDDFSAMNEVYGEFIAENVKSDQLPCRTTVFVDLPHEVMLVEIDALAVVG